The following is a genomic window from Verrucomicrobiota bacterium.
CGCCGCCGGATCGTATGCACCCAGCGCTGTGCCGTCGGCGCACTGCACGACGTACGTCACCCCGTGACGCGTTGTCCACGTGAGTGTGAACTGCCCCGGACCCGGCGTCGCAAGGTTCGTGATGACCGGTGCTGTGGGCTGCGATAGCGGGGGACCGAATGCGTAGAGCGCCGTCTTTCCATCGAGTAGCCCTATCGAGTAGACGTTCGCGTTGGCGATCGCCGGCGAACTCCCGCACGCGGCGTACACGTCGACCACGAACCCGGGCTCGCCGGGCGCCTTGCTCACGTCGAGCACCTGGAGGTCCACGGCCGGCCCGAAGAAGAAACCCTCGGAGACGATCAGCCCCGTGTACAGCAGCCCGTTCGTGTAGCACGGCTGGTGACACCAGCCGCCGGCTCCCGTGTATGACCAGAGCAGCGCGCCTGTCCCTTCGGCAAAGCACTCGATCTTGCGCTTCGATCCGTACCCGTACACGCCACCGGCAAGATAGACCCTGTCCTCGATGACGATCGGGATCGAGTCGGTCCGTTCGCACGCCGCCGGCTGTGTCCAGCCGAGCGCGCCCGTCGCGGCGTCCAGCTTGAAGAGCAGCGAGTTGTCCTCGCCGCCGTTGAAGTTGTAGCTCGCGATGTAGAGCGCGCCGCCACGCACGCTCACGCTGCCGAAGAAGCCCTTGCTTGTGCCCGACACGAGCGGCGCGTTCCAGACTTCGGTGCCCGTCCCCGCGTCGAACGCGTAGACCGTCCCGCCCCCCGTTCCCGCGTACACCACATGGTCGGCGTACGCCGGCGTGTTGCCGCTCGTGCGGCCGAGCACGCTCGACCAGAGCACCGCGCCGTCACCCGCATCGAACGCGTAGATCTTCCCCCCGCCGCCGTAACCCGTGTAGTCGGTCACGAACACCTTGCCGTCGGCCGCGACGGGCGAGGCATTCGCCGTGTGATCGAGGCCCACGCTCCACGCGATGTCGCCCGTCACCGCGTCAAGCCGGTAGA
Proteins encoded in this region:
- a CDS encoding PQQ-like beta-propeller repeat protein, translated to MRSACCIAPLVAAFAVVAACGVVSCDVSAQEAERFTHLAHDAQHTGTADSAGPSLLGTPRFVATVPDMDLVGPATPIVSALRVFVYADRLDPELQLYVGTYVLAFSELDGALLWSRQVADRRYDSWASPAAYFDEAGGESVIVSSGDVVYRLDAVTGDIAWSVGLDHTANASPVAADGKVFVTDYTGYGGGGKIYAFDAGDGAVLWSSVLGRTSGNTPAYADHVVYAGTGGGTVYAFDAGTGTEVWNAPLVSGTSKGFFGSVSVRGGALYIASYNFNGGEDNSLLFKLDAATGALGWTQPAACERTDSIPIVIEDRVYLAGGVYGYGSKRKIECFAEGTGALLWSYTGAGGWCHQPCYTNGLLYTGLIVSEGFFFGPAVDLQVLDVSKAPGEPGFVVDVYAACGSSPAIANANVYSIGLLDGKTALYAFGPPLSQPTAPVITNLATPGPGQFTLTWTTRHGVTYVVQCADGTALGAYDPAASWTDIAESQVTEMDGAPGDEGTESWTDDGTSSAGVSTTGSRFYRVRVAP